TGCGCTCGCGGTCCTGATGGGTTACCCGGAAGGAACTTTCCCGAAGGAGCTGAAGTTTCCGTCCGACTTCAAGACGAACTTCAGCGACCTGCCGTCGGTCGATGTTTATCTCGACACGGCGCTGGCGAACCGGCCGGACCTGAAGGGCTACCGCGAACAGCTCGAAGTCGCCAAATACCAGATGTACCAGACCTGGAGCGCCTATTCGCCGACGGTCAACGCATATTTCAATTTCGGCTACAGCACGAGCCTGAACCGCCGCAGCGGCTGGCAGAGCGAGCCGCCCGCCAAAAGCGGGGAACCCTACAACAATCCGGCCAAGCGGACTTACAGCGAATCGCCGTCGATCGGCTACGGGCTGACCGCCGACTGGACGATCTTCAACGGGCTGATCCGTGAGAACAAGATCCGCGAATACAAGGCGAACCTCGCGGTCGCCGAGTTCTCCGTCGCCGCCAAATGGCTCGAGGTGGTCAGCGAGGTCCGTACCGCGTATGCGAACTATGTGCAGAGCGTCAAGCAGACCCGCATCTTCGAGAAAACCCGCGATCTTTCGGCGCAGCAGCGCGACCTGGTCGACGAAGGGTACAAGGCCGGCAATACCGAGCTGACCCGTCTGAACGAGGCGCAGCGCGACCTGGTCGAGGCTGAAACCAACCTCGCCAGCAGCTACATCAACATCCAGAATGCGAAGGCGCAGCTCGATGCGGCGGTGGCGGCCAATTCCGCCGCTTACTACGGCGACCCCGAGAACACCGCTCCGGGCGAACTGAAGAATACGCCGGTTTCGGCGGATTCGCCGGAGACGCAGCCAGTGCCGGCTCCGGCCGACGAAAGCTTCATCCCCCCGGCCAATCCGGCGGGAACGACGATGGATTCC
This portion of the Victivallis lenta genome encodes:
- a CDS encoding TolC family protein, encoding MELRNVFKVGAFGLLLAAAGGCYEYPLPPAATMGDTYTQRKQDGADRLLDDITDLTLADAQRIAIRNNPTYIAAYHAVNAARMRYLQAWGAYSPTVSASFSLGDKQTWTRNTVNTTGTPNYTEGISTSTAINVNWLVFDGLAREFSVLIYRHNFDYQKMLEEDEARTMMRAVAYAYNTVLLAIENKRIAEEDRDFQKSSLRDTQLKYQAGAVPLSDVLNFEIQMNSAETNLISADYQYETAIYALAVLMGYPEGTFPKELKFPSDFKTNFSDLPSVDVYLDTALANRPDLKGYREQLEVAKYQMYQTWSAYSPTVNAYFNFGYSTSLNRRSGWQSEPPAKSGEPYNNPAKRTYSESPSIGYGLTADWTIFNGLIRENKIREYKANLAVAEFSVAAKWLEVVSEVRTAYANYVQSVKQTRIFEKTRDLSAQQRDLVDEGYKAGNTELTRLNEAQRDLVEAETNLASSYINIQNAKAQLDAAVAANSAAYYGDPENTAPGELKNTPVSADSPETQPVPAPADESFIPPANPAGTTMDSGLKAPASQSQIPPANRSTTVVVDEPAAPAKAPAIPADPTKAPEK